From Hymenobacter volaticus, the proteins below share one genomic window:
- a CDS encoding cupin domain-containing protein, whose translation MAPIIFTDKLLVDVKQLLSSKTMFTQPAIIYNPVTRQQLTFVATSQQELIIEASYGTGSKEPLPHYHPMQEEYFEVISGQLTVRLNNQLSTLHLGDTLRIPLAACIPCGMPLLILLPYAGQRARPCEQKSFTESYLHWLSADKSMQKEFLACCWFLY comes from the coding sequence ATGGCTCCTATTATCTTCACAGACAAACTTTTAGTAGATGTGAAACAGCTCCTTTCCTCTAAGACCATGTTCACTCAGCCTGCGATTATTTACAACCCTGTCACGCGCCAGCAGCTAACCTTTGTTGCAACAAGCCAGCAGGAGCTGATCATCGAAGCAAGCTACGGTACTGGAAGCAAGGAGCCTCTGCCACACTACCACCCCATGCAGGAAGAATATTTTGAAGTAATAAGCGGACAGCTCACGGTCCGCCTCAACAATCAGTTGAGCACGCTTCATCTTGGCGATACACTGCGCATTCCCCTGGCAGCGTGCATTCCATGTGGAATGCCGCTGCTTATCCTGCTACCGTACGCTGGACAACGCGCCCGGCCTTGCGAACAGAAGAGTTTCACCGAATCATATTTGCATTGGCTGAGTGCGGACAAGTCAATGCAGAAGGAGTTCCTGGCTTGCTGCTGGTTTCTTTATTGA
- a CDS encoding LEA type 2 family protein codes for MPRFLSSAQSYLLLLVTSLICLLGINSCGISEQVQQAKAFKDAEIRLASVEQATVAGIDVLQIRKVSDLSTLNQARLAAAYASGNLPLRMLVNLEIRNPNDEMAALNGLDYIALLDGKQIATGRTTQRIEVAPNGGVAVAPVTLESNLRDALGEQSAENLANMAFGLSDRGQEPMRLTLRLKPTFITSGGRSISPTGYIDVNKEFTARQAMDAIHRRDSLKRQP; via the coding sequence ATGCCGCGTTTTCTTTCTTCTGCGCAGTCCTATCTGTTGTTGCTCGTCACTAGCTTAATTTGCCTCTTAGGCATCAATTCTTGCGGCATCAGCGAGCAAGTGCAACAAGCCAAAGCGTTCAAGGATGCCGAGATTCGCTTGGCTTCCGTGGAGCAAGCTACCGTGGCGGGCATCGATGTGTTGCAAATTCGTAAGGTCAGCGACTTAAGTACGCTAAACCAAGCCCGCCTAGCTGCCGCTTATGCGTCGGGCAATCTGCCACTGCGCATGCTCGTGAACCTTGAAATTCGTAATCCCAACGACGAGATGGCGGCTCTCAACGGACTCGATTATATTGCCTTGCTCGATGGCAAGCAGATAGCCACAGGAAGGACGACGCAACGCATTGAAGTAGCTCCCAACGGCGGAGTAGCAGTGGCTCCTGTTACGCTGGAAAGCAATCTGCGCGACGCTCTAGGCGAGCAGTCGGCTGAGAACCTGGCCAATATGGCTTTCGGATTATCTGACCGCGGCCAAGAGCCTATGCGCCTGACGCTGCGTCTCAAACCAACTTTTATCACTAGTGGGGGCCGCTCTATCTCCCCTACGGGCTACATAGACGTTAACAAGGAATTCACTGCCCGTCAAGCCATGGATGCTATCCATCGGCGCGACTCTCTCAAACGTCAGCCTTAG
- a CDS encoding replication initiation protein: MQTNLFDPAPPPELPVSKIVVQHNALVNARFDLSTVEMRLFMAMLSRIGRDDSEFREMRIPLTEVVALSGRRPSSKDYQQVAGMCNQLVSRILHIERPNPARRANRKNSDPDFDKIPLMAYAKYRGEEGALHVRFNDEVMPYLLQLQRNFTKAQVVQLLKLKSPHSYRIYWLLKEYSAFGTRTIAVDQLKALLNLEGQYKQFPLFRLRVLDRAQLELAKTDLPFEYDLIRQGKGVAEIKFRFTSLAAGEGEALLAASSAWEDALLQAGVAAASIVAVGELIERGEVEPGYVQYVVQHQRSKSSEGKIKSLAGAIVSAITKKHLTAEYKDAQKRSTAPVKKAAPARQESNEVRYRVDELPAIYQTMVRKNLTTASSFEEHFQTVYLDQGFIVETDGQGVQWAVKRN; this comes from the coding sequence ATGCAAACCAACTTATTCGATCCTGCCCCTCCGCCCGAACTGCCTGTCAGTAAGATAGTGGTCCAGCATAATGCGCTGGTTAATGCGCGTTTTGACCTTTCTACGGTTGAAATGCGCTTGTTTATGGCTATGCTTTCCCGCATTGGTCGCGACGATAGCGAATTCCGGGAAATGCGTATTCCCTTGACCGAAGTGGTAGCTTTGTCGGGGCGCCGGCCGAGCAGTAAGGATTACCAGCAAGTGGCAGGCATGTGCAACCAACTAGTGAGCCGTATCCTGCACATCGAGCGGCCCAATCCAGCCCGGCGAGCTAATCGCAAGAATTCCGATCCGGACTTCGATAAGATTCCGCTAATGGCGTACGCCAAATATCGTGGGGAGGAAGGAGCCCTGCACGTGCGCTTCAATGATGAGGTGATGCCTTACTTGCTGCAGCTGCAGCGCAACTTCACGAAGGCGCAGGTTGTGCAGCTGCTTAAACTGAAAAGCCCCCACTCGTACCGCATCTACTGGTTGCTCAAGGAATACAGCGCTTTCGGCACGCGTACAATTGCCGTCGATCAACTAAAGGCTTTGCTTAATCTGGAAGGGCAATACAAACAGTTTCCGCTGTTCCGGCTGCGGGTGCTAGACCGCGCGCAACTGGAGTTGGCAAAAACAGATCTACCCTTCGAGTACGACTTAATTCGGCAGGGCAAGGGAGTTGCAGAAATCAAGTTCCGTTTCACGTCGTTGGCTGCTGGAGAAGGAGAGGCCTTACTGGCGGCTAGTAGTGCTTGGGAAGATGCTTTGCTGCAAGCAGGAGTGGCCGCAGCCAGCATCGTGGCAGTAGGTGAGCTTATTGAGCGGGGAGAGGTGGAACCCGGCTACGTGCAGTACGTGGTTCAGCACCAACGCAGCAAAAGCAGCGAAGGCAAAATTAAAAGCTTGGCCGGGGCTATTGTTTCGGCTATCACCAAGAAACACTTAACTGCTGAATACAAAGACGCGCAGAAACGTAGCACGGCGCCGGTAAAGAAAGCAGCACCTGCCCGTCAGGAATCAAATGAGGTTCGTTACCGGGTCGACGAATTGCCTGCCATTTACCAAACGATGGTGCGCAAAAATCTGACAACGGCTTCTAGCTTCGAAGAGCATTTTCAAACTGTATACCTCGACCAAGGCTTCATTGTAGAAACCGATGGCCAAGGTGTGCAGTGGGCCGTTAAGAGAAACTGA
- a CDS encoding replication initiation protein: MQGELFVSDKPEPISKLVVQRNDLVNARFALTTLEMRLFMAMLARINREDTEFHELRIPVTEVVALSGRRPSSNDYQQLKDMCALLASRVIYIERPSKKKTKRTGQTTEEAPSFSNTPLMAYADYSSEERALVVRFNDRVREHLLQLNDGNFTQAQLMQLLKLKSAHSYRIYWLLKQYGSFGTRTIRVDELKRVLDLEGQYKQFPLFKLRVLDRAQQELSQTNLAFQYELIRGKSNSVEEIRFHFTPVTSEVLLPSLPATADWQKALLEVGVSASSIATIGEFIERGEMEPGYVQYVVQHQRSKSSEGKIKSLAGAVFTALTKGHLADEYRKALQRQKSVARKSSGTSNSIPASPIRYRLEEAQAAYELMARQKTAKGATFQENLTLVYLSQGFRQEKDADGIEWLVKSI; the protein is encoded by the coding sequence ATGCAAGGAGAACTTTTCGTCAGTGATAAGCCGGAACCCATCAGCAAGCTGGTGGTGCAGCGCAACGACTTGGTCAATGCGCGTTTTGCGTTGACAACTCTTGAAATGCGGTTGTTCATGGCCATGCTCGCTCGCATCAACCGAGAGGATACCGAGTTTCACGAGTTACGAATCCCTGTAACGGAAGTGGTGGCTTTATCGGGGCGTCGGCCGAGCAGCAACGATTACCAGCAGTTGAAAGATATGTGCGCGCTGCTCGCTTCTAGGGTGATTTACATCGAACGGCCAAGTAAGAAAAAGACGAAAAGAACTGGCCAAACCACTGAAGAAGCCCCTAGCTTTTCTAACACTCCCCTAATGGCCTACGCCGACTACAGTAGCGAAGAGCGGGCCCTTGTAGTACGGTTTAACGACCGAGTGCGTGAGCATCTGTTACAACTCAATGACGGCAATTTCACCCAAGCGCAGCTTATGCAGTTGCTTAAGTTGAAAAGCGCCCACTCCTACCGCATCTACTGGTTGCTTAAGCAATATGGAAGCTTCGGTACGCGAACCATTCGGGTCGATGAGCTGAAACGAGTTCTGGATTTGGAAGGACAATACAAGCAATTCCCGCTCTTCAAATTGCGGGTTCTGGATCGGGCCCAGCAAGAGCTTTCGCAAACCAACCTAGCGTTTCAGTACGAATTGATTCGCGGCAAAAGCAACAGCGTAGAGGAAATCCGCTTTCATTTTACACCCGTTACCAGCGAAGTTCTTTTGCCTTCCTTACCGGCCACAGCCGACTGGCAAAAGGCGCTTCTTGAGGTGGGAGTTTCTGCTAGCAGCATTGCAACTATCGGTGAATTTATCGAGCGGGGTGAGATGGAGCCCGGCTACGTGCAGTACGTGGTCCAGCATCAGCGCAGCAAGAGCAGCGAAGGCAAAATCAAAAGCTTGGCTGGAGCTGTGTTCACCGCTCTCACCAAAGGCCATCTAGCGGATGAGTATCGGAAGGCTCTGCAGCGCCAGAAAAGTGTAGCTCGTAAGTCTTCTGGCACCAGCAATAGTATACCGGCCTCCCCTATCCGCTACCGGCTAGAAGAGGCCCAAGCGGCGTACGAACTAATGGCCCGTCAAAAGACGGCTAAGGGTGCTACATTTCAAGAGAACTTGACACTAGTATATCTGTCTCAAGGGTTCCGGCAAGAGAAAGACGCAGACGGAATAGAATGGCTGGTTAAAAGCATTTGA
- a CDS encoding ParA family protein, translating to MRTLCFSNNKGGVGKTTSALNVGLALARRGHRVLFCDCDPQRSLTISFEGADIPEHVGMLLMRKGEFSLDDVHAVIRPVGENVDLLPASAEMEANEAQLPGWDAEHSTRLADILEMVAPEYDYCVIDTKGSIGTLTWIALAATDLLYIPVDPEFYGFEGLTNLINTCTRLRRRINPTLQVGGIFFTKYSPAYRARLRHDVVDLIKDHYGKEVPVFQTTIRQSTAIPNAQMAGTGLFDYAPDSTGADDYEALTDEILLHLHAK from the coding sequence ATGCGAACCCTCTGCTTTTCTAACAACAAGGGTGGGGTAGGAAAAACTACCTCCGCTCTTAATGTAGGTTTGGCTTTAGCTCGACGGGGCCACCGAGTGTTGTTCTGTGACTGCGACCCGCAACGTAGTCTTACTATTTCATTTGAAGGAGCCGACATTCCTGAGCATGTTGGCATGCTGCTTATGCGCAAAGGCGAGTTCTCTCTCGACGATGTTCACGCCGTGATTCGGCCGGTGGGCGAAAACGTAGACTTGCTGCCGGCTAGCGCTGAAATGGAAGCTAACGAAGCTCAGCTTCCTGGTTGGGATGCGGAGCATTCAACCCGGCTGGCGGACATTTTAGAGATGGTAGCCCCTGAGTACGATTACTGCGTTATCGATACCAAGGGGAGCATTGGTACTCTCACTTGGATTGCCTTAGCTGCTACCGATCTGCTCTATATTCCAGTTGACCCTGAGTTTTATGGGTTCGAAGGGCTGACTAACTTAATTAACACTTGCACCCGTTTGCGGCGGCGCATCAATCCTACTTTGCAAGTAGGAGGCATATTTTTCACGAAGTACTCTCCGGCATACCGGGCTCGTTTGCGCCATGATGTCGTCGATTTGATCAAAGATCATTATGGCAAAGAGGTGCCAGTATTTCAAACCACTATACGCCAGAGTACAGCCATTCCGAATGCCCAAATGGCCGGCACTGGTCTGTTCGACTACGCTCCAGATTCCACGGGAGCTGATGATTACGAAGCCTTGACTGACGAAATTTTACTGCACCTCCATGCCAAATAA
- a CDS encoding chryseobasin-related MNIO class RiPP peptide codes for MKLPKVLLGAILVGITVQTTSCTKKDAPQPNGENVSKKGKEEAKTPANCPACGMG; via the coding sequence ATGAAGCTGCCTAAAGTTTTACTCGGTGCCATACTGGTTGGTATAACGGTGCAAACGACAAGTTGCACGAAAAAGGACGCGCCTCAACCTAATGGAGAGAACGTCAGCAAAAAGGGTAAGGAAGAAGCTAAGACGCCCGCTAATTGCCCGGCCTGTGGCATGGGATAA
- a CDS encoding multinuclear nonheme iron-dependent oxidase: MEKQPVILSSIACNLDGDILSAAFPLLEEGKVEALEWSFDTLYWAEEVPAWFTELLSAYSEQKRLIGHGVFFSLLSSKWTKEQQQWLQKLQQLSSEFSFDHITEHFGFFTGQNFHYGAPLPIPYTTTTLRIGQDRLSRIYEACQCPVGLENLAFAYSLDEVKQHGEFLDKLIEPVNGFIILDLHNLYCQLHNFSVPYDQLLPLYPLNRVREIHISGGSWEASDRGPNQKVRRDTHDDSVPEEVFQLLELTLAKCPNLKYVVLEQLGNGLKTESSRVQFRHNFLRMESIVKRNANHLCRHSNELFLPAQRIPLGPAVENEQLHEQQVQLSQILETASSLEMARQLLASSSLAYTDWKIESWEPYMLETAIHIAQKWKR, translated from the coding sequence ATGGAAAAGCAGCCAGTCATTCTATCTTCGATTGCGTGTAACTTAGATGGAGATATTCTGTCGGCGGCATTTCCATTGCTGGAAGAAGGCAAAGTTGAGGCCCTGGAGTGGTCTTTTGACACCCTGTACTGGGCCGAGGAAGTTCCCGCGTGGTTTACGGAACTGCTAAGTGCCTATAGCGAGCAGAAAAGGCTAATCGGGCACGGAGTATTCTTTTCTCTGTTGTCGAGTAAGTGGACCAAGGAGCAGCAACAGTGGCTACAGAAGCTACAGCAGTTATCATCGGAGTTTAGCTTCGATCATATTACCGAGCATTTTGGCTTTTTCACGGGCCAAAATTTTCATTACGGCGCCCCTCTTCCGATACCGTACACTACGACCACCTTGCGTATTGGGCAAGATCGGTTAAGCCGGATCTATGAGGCCTGTCAGTGCCCTGTGGGGCTGGAAAATCTAGCATTTGCTTATTCGCTAGATGAGGTAAAACAACACGGCGAATTTCTAGACAAGCTGATTGAACCAGTAAACGGCTTCATCATTCTTGACCTGCATAACCTGTACTGCCAACTTCACAACTTCTCGGTTCCGTACGACCAACTGCTACCTCTCTATCCCTTGAACCGGGTGCGGGAAATCCACATTTCGGGAGGCAGCTGGGAAGCTTCGGACCGGGGACCAAATCAGAAAGTAAGAAGGGACACTCATGATGACTCCGTGCCGGAAGAGGTGTTTCAACTCTTGGAGCTGACACTAGCCAAGTGTCCCAACTTGAAATATGTGGTGCTAGAGCAACTAGGAAACGGCCTGAAAACGGAAAGTAGCAGAGTTCAATTCCGCCACAATTTTTTGAGGATGGAAAGCATAGTAAAGCGCAATGCCAATCACTTATGCCGACACTCAAACGAGTTGTTTTTACCAGCGCAGCGTATACCCCTAGGCCCCGCAGTAGAAAACGAACAGCTTCATGAGCAGCAGGTGCAGCTTTCACAGATTTTGGAAACAGCTTCTTCCCTAGAAATGGCTCGGCAACTATTAGCTTCTTCCTCGCTAGCTTATACCGACTGGAAAATAGAGAGCTGGGAACCATATATGTTGGAAACGGCCATCCACATTGCCCAAAAGTGGAAGAGGTAG
- a CDS encoding heparinase II/III domain-containing protein — MAFIFLLDRAPNAGAIQALPLTEQDTLRTRVIRLLAQCNTVVDSPTAYTEWQWRSKELIDYLIAYDLLRGAGVPASTLASGRARLQEFASNLQRQSTTAAFGLFYSQVKNNHALMTAAALGMAGVVLNEATGTATHQQPLTWINTGLYTIDNVLWRDTQRQSDSTTIAGYAEGPYYFKYAFLNCLPFFRAMGNFLPDQRGHYSFGASTRSIRNPYYDPKYNLLYEWITRIQMPDGRFPALEDSYVDMGMPELALTGQSRYLNSLHVSQLSGSSLTSLTAQLRDITVDMRAAYLAANLTPTNPSNTSLTILPESGNLVFRSGNDTLSSYLHLYGQHGLAQTNGGGHSQGDASSFILHAHGELLALDAGYLSYARRGEVSQALNHNLILVDDAGPAPGTPGEANDAEATIQNGFDLPQLAYAEVQTTYPKQKTSITRKTLFVRNSYYLLADFVEAAVPHTYTWQLHGHGLQNSPTPSVTGTFTDHLATHEGIWQKNQARLRAHVTATNGASGYSTATRQHETTYNTAENHTTLLVRKSGQAQTQFLAALVPSTTTSPGPAVHTVTTSGSAALVAATSDFQDLAFAQADTVSTSITGGALPQPLQADGLLNFYSLTPTYTFAQAFFEEGTSLSYGGTPYVSSSKRATISWQQDATSFEGYVSRGTVLTLRVTETPTAITGEALTSYVYDAATQQLQLTFAQASHFRGQLAARPLPVELLDFTAERQAATVKVTWQTASEHNNLGFAIERKSSAAADFQQIGFQSGTGATKSSTYSFQDTAPPTSLTYYRLKQLDQQGSVQYSPVVAVGVAAVHASLTAFPIPAQQTLTVSYSEVNETVEVLLRNQQGQVVLRRFLHQQVVLPVHSLPPGLYYLQAVNASGVMVAKPVKVAINR; from the coding sequence ATGGCATTCATTTTCTTGCTCGACCGTGCTCCAAACGCTGGCGCTATTCAAGCCTTGCCCTTAACCGAGCAGGACACCCTTCGGACTCGTGTTATACGCCTGCTTGCGCAATGCAACACGGTGGTCGATAGTCCTACCGCTTACACGGAATGGCAGTGGCGCTCCAAAGAACTGATCGACTACCTCATTGCCTACGACCTGCTTCGCGGAGCGGGTGTTCCGGCTAGCACATTGGCTAGCGGCCGAGCGCGACTACAAGAGTTTGCCAGCAACTTACAGCGCCAATCCACTACTGCGGCGTTTGGTTTATTTTACAGCCAAGTAAAGAACAACCACGCTTTAATGACGGCCGCGGCCTTGGGCATGGCAGGCGTGGTACTCAATGAAGCAACGGGTACGGCTACGCACCAGCAGCCCCTTACCTGGATCAATACAGGCCTTTACACCATCGACAACGTGCTGTGGCGGGACACCCAACGCCAATCCGATTCCACGACTATTGCTGGCTATGCCGAGGGCCCTTACTACTTCAAGTATGCTTTCCTGAACTGCTTGCCATTTTTCCGGGCTATGGGCAACTTCCTGCCCGACCAGCGAGGACATTATTCGTTCGGTGCTAGCACCCGCTCGATTCGCAACCCGTACTACGATCCTAAATACAACCTACTCTACGAGTGGATTACTCGCATTCAAATGCCGGATGGCCGGTTTCCAGCCCTCGAAGACTCGTACGTGGATATGGGCATGCCAGAGTTGGCACTTACCGGCCAGAGTCGATACCTGAACTCTTTGCACGTTAGTCAGCTTTCCGGCTCCAGTCTAACCTCACTGACCGCTCAGTTGCGCGACATCACCGTGGATATGCGTGCTGCCTATTTGGCCGCCAACCTAACGCCCACCAACCCGTCCAATACAAGCTTAACGATACTACCAGAAAGCGGCAATCTTGTTTTTCGCTCGGGCAATGATACGCTCTCTAGCTACCTGCACTTGTACGGCCAGCATGGCCTCGCCCAAACCAATGGTGGTGGCCACAGCCAGGGCGATGCCAGTAGTTTTATTCTGCACGCTCACGGCGAGTTACTGGCCTTAGATGCCGGCTACCTGAGCTATGCTCGTCGTGGCGAAGTTAGTCAGGCTCTCAACCACAACTTGATTTTAGTTGATGATGCGGGTCCGGCCCCTGGTACTCCAGGAGAAGCTAACGATGCCGAGGCCACCATTCAAAATGGCTTCGACCTGCCGCAGTTGGCGTACGCAGAAGTACAGACCACTTATCCTAAGCAAAAAACTTCCATCACGCGCAAAACCTTGTTCGTACGAAATTCCTACTATCTGCTGGCAGATTTTGTGGAAGCCGCAGTTCCCCACACCTATACATGGCAACTGCACGGGCATGGTTTGCAAAACAGTCCGACCCCCAGTGTCACGGGTACCTTCACCGACCACCTAGCTACCCATGAAGGAATCTGGCAGAAAAATCAGGCCCGCTTGCGTGCGCACGTAACGGCGACTAATGGTGCCTCCGGCTACTCGACAGCCACTCGCCAACACGAAACCACTTACAACACGGCTGAAAATCATACCACACTGCTCGTGCGCAAAAGTGGGCAAGCCCAAACTCAGTTTCTAGCGGCCCTCGTACCTAGCACTACTACAAGCCCAGGCCCAGCGGTACACACCGTCACTACCTCCGGCTCAGCTGCTTTGGTGGCAGCAACATCCGATTTCCAGGACTTAGCCTTCGCCCAAGCAGATACTGTATCGACCTCGATTACTGGCGGTGCGTTGCCCCAGCCTTTGCAAGCCGATGGGTTATTGAATTTCTATTCGCTTACCCCGACCTATACGTTCGCCCAGGCCTTCTTCGAAGAAGGTACCAGCCTAAGCTACGGCGGCACGCCATATGTCTCTTCCTCGAAGCGGGCCACCATTAGTTGGCAGCAAGATGCCACTTCCTTTGAAGGTTACGTGAGCCGAGGCACGGTTCTTACTTTGCGCGTAACTGAAACCCCAACCGCTATTACTGGAGAAGCACTAACCAGCTACGTCTATGATGCCGCTACCCAGCAGCTACAACTAACTTTTGCGCAAGCCAGTCACTTTCGTGGGCAACTGGCTGCCCGTCCACTACCCGTTGAGCTACTGGACTTCACCGCCGAACGTCAGGCTGCTACCGTGAAAGTAACCTGGCAAACGGCGTCAGAGCACAACAACCTCGGCTTTGCAATAGAGCGCAAAAGCAGCGCTGCCGCAGATTTTCAACAAATCGGGTTTCAGTCGGGCACTGGCGCTACTAAATCCAGCACCTATTCTTTTCAGGATACTGCCCCGCCTACTTCCCTCACCTATTATCGGCTCAAGCAACTTGACCAGCAAGGCAGCGTGCAGTACTCGCCGGTGGTAGCTGTGGGAGTTGCCGCTGTTCATGCCTCGCTAACTGCGTTTCCCATTCCGGCTCAACAGACCCTCACCGTCTCTTACTCCGAGGTCAATGAAACAGTGGAAGTGTTATTGCGCAATCAACAAGGTCAAGTTGTGCTACGCCGGTTCTTGCATCAACAAGTTGTTTTGCCAGTACACTCACTGCCTCCCGGCCTCTATTATTTGCAGGCTGTAAACGCTTCGGGGGTAATGGTTGCCAAGCCAGTTAAAGTGGCTATCAATCGATAA
- a CDS encoding HPP family protein — MRTRLRRHARRIKVIVYQETLFDYEEHLWTFLGAFLGIGLVGLLNRYRLPASDAPLLIGSFGASSVLIYGVINSPLAQPRNLIGGHVLSALIGVTMNQLLPQEQWLAGALAVSLSIVVMQITKTLHPPGGATALIAIIGSTQLKALGYWYVLVPVLSGVLILLLVAMLVNNITPTRHYPTNKHWYRFWQRKY, encoded by the coding sequence ATGCGAACCAGACTACGTAGGCACGCCCGCCGCATCAAAGTAATTGTCTATCAAGAAACGCTATTTGACTACGAAGAGCATCTATGGACGTTCCTGGGGGCGTTTTTGGGAATTGGTTTAGTAGGCTTACTGAATCGTTATCGGTTGCCTGCATCCGATGCTCCCTTACTTATTGGTTCTTTTGGCGCTTCTTCGGTGCTGATTTATGGCGTAATCAACAGCCCGTTGGCGCAGCCGCGCAACCTCATTGGCGGACACGTGCTTAGTGCCCTTATTGGCGTGACGATGAACCAGTTGCTGCCGCAAGAGCAATGGCTGGCTGGGGCATTAGCCGTTTCGCTTTCTATTGTGGTTATGCAAATCACCAAAACCTTGCACCCACCCGGCGGAGCTACGGCTCTGATTGCCATTATCGGCTCTACGCAACTCAAGGCCCTTGGCTATTGGTACGTGCTGGTGCCAGTTCTATCGGGTGTGCTGATACTGCTGTTGGTCGCTATGCTAGTGAACAATATAACTCCCACGCGCCACTACCCAACCAACAAGCACTGGTACCGGTTCTGGCAACGCAAGTACTGA
- a CDS encoding Crp/Fnr family transcriptional regulator translates to MFDVFAKYLLSKADFTADELQRIQAACLIRTLRKHQYLLQAGDVWTYNAFVAKGCMRSYTMDSKGTEHILNFAVENWWTGDQESLTTGQPSRYNIDAVEDSDVVLIRKEDFNQLRQELPVFNQLINSILHRSFMASQNRIHSAISYSAEEKYRDFLQRFPGLALRIPQHMVASYLGMTTETLSRIRRHLNKPA, encoded by the coding sequence ATGTTTGATGTGTTTGCGAAATACTTGCTGAGTAAGGCCGACTTTACAGCCGATGAACTCCAACGTATTCAGGCGGCTTGTTTAATTAGAACCCTACGCAAACACCAATACCTGTTGCAAGCCGGCGACGTTTGGACCTACAATGCGTTTGTGGCCAAAGGCTGCATGCGGAGCTACACCATGGACAGCAAAGGGACAGAGCATATTTTAAATTTTGCGGTTGAAAACTGGTGGACCGGCGACCAAGAAAGCCTCACCACAGGCCAGCCTTCCCGCTACAACATTGACGCCGTCGAAGATTCGGACGTCGTGCTGATTAGGAAAGAAGATTTCAACCAGCTACGGCAAGAGCTACCGGTATTCAACCAGCTGATCAACAGTATCTTGCACCGTAGCTTCATGGCCTCACAGAACCGCATTCATTCTGCCATCAGCTACTCAGCCGAGGAAAAATACCGCGACTTTCTGCAGAGGTTTCCGGGATTAGCCTTGCGTATACCGCAACACATGGTGGCTTCCTACCTAGGCATGACCACAGAGACGCTGAGCCGTATCCGGCGTCATCTTAACAAGCCCGCTTAG
- a CDS encoding SDR family oxidoreductase — protein MSKIILITGTSTGFGKLMTTTLAAAGHHVVAGMRSTTSKNAAVAQELGALPHVEVVELDVTSDESVQQAVAHVLNKHGRIDVLVNNAGVSGFGLVEAYSLDQIRRMFEVNFYGVVRTYQAVLPAMRQARSGLVINLTSGASGHTLPFMIPYLASKFAVESITEGLQEELRDYNIENVSIQPGVYPTEMNNGDKTGLNADNAAIAAEYGDAAVQRFNAIGAGLFGKMAAYQMNPQTIADGVLTLVNMTDGTRPLRFPLDAIAEGTDQEFIDARATIKAKWLAKYTA, from the coding sequence ATGTCTAAAATCATTTTAATAACTGGCACTAGCACCGGCTTTGGTAAACTAATGACGACCACCTTGGCAGCGGCTGGCCACCACGTAGTAGCGGGTATGCGAAGCACAACGAGCAAAAACGCAGCTGTAGCTCAAGAGTTGGGCGCACTACCCCACGTGGAGGTAGTGGAATTGGATGTAACCAGCGATGAATCAGTGCAGCAAGCTGTGGCGCATGTACTAAACAAGCATGGCCGCATCGATGTATTGGTCAACAACGCGGGTGTCTCGGGTTTTGGGTTAGTGGAAGCGTATTCGCTGGACCAAATTCGCCGCATGTTCGAAGTGAATTTCTACGGTGTTGTTCGCACGTATCAGGCAGTGCTGCCTGCTATGCGCCAAGCACGTAGTGGGCTCGTCATCAACCTCACGTCCGGGGCCAGCGGCCACACTTTACCGTTTATGATTCCTTACTTGGCGTCGAAGTTTGCGGTGGAAAGTATCACAGAAGGCTTGCAGGAAGAGTTGCGCGACTATAACATCGAGAACGTCAGCATCCAGCCGGGGGTGTATCCAACGGAAATGAACAACGGCGACAAAACCGGCCTCAACGCCGACAACGCGGCCATTGCCGCTGAGTACGGCGACGCAGCCGTCCAGAGGTTTAATGCCATAGGTGCCGGCTTATTCGGCAAAATGGCTGCCTACCAAATGAATCCGCAAACTATCGCCGATGGGGTACTAACATTAGTGAACATGACTGATGGCACGCGTCCGCTCCGCTTCCCACTCGACGCCATTGCCGAGGGTACGGACCAGGAATTCATTGACGCTCGGGCAACTATCAAAGCCAAGTGGCTCGCTAAATACACTGCCTAA